Proteins from one Erysipelothrix larvae genomic window:
- a CDS encoding PadR family transcriptional regulator has product MIIDSFKNLTESMFYVLMAFYEKETFGTEIVEFITRVSNGRVPMGPGTLYTILSKFEEGGLIIEIAVEGRKRTYQITQKGRDVFDEEIRRLDEVLETAHSLKKRVDDHKV; this is encoded by the coding sequence ATGATCATCGATTCATTCAAAAATTTAACCGAGTCCATGTTCTATGTCCTGATGGCCTTTTATGAAAAAGAAACCTTTGGTACTGAGATTGTTGAGTTCATCACGCGGGTTAGTAATGGAAGAGTACCCATGGGTCCTGGAACCTTATATACCATTCTTTCTAAATTTGAAGAGGGTGGTCTGATAATAGAGATTGCGGTAGAGGGAAGAAAACGTACCTATCAAATTACGCAAAAAGGACGCGATGTCTTCGATGAAGAAATAAGGCGGCTTGATGAGGTATTGGAAACAGCACACTCATTAAAAAAACGTGTGGATGATCATAAGGTGTGA
- a CDS encoding ABC transporter ATP-binding protein, which yields MSEILKINELNYTYKDGMSERQVLSDVNYEFKEGVFYTIMGESGSGKTTLLSLMGGLEKVQSGSIEFDGKNIQTIGLDNYRRLNRTMIFQNMNLVPYLSAYENVTNGQLIRGLKVNKESALQSLSKVRIEGDMVNRGIKKLSGGEQQRVAIARSLAIDVRLILADEPTGNLDKQNENHIIELFKDLAHKENCCVIVVTHSERVARRSDVTLNIAKGQLYTNH from the coding sequence ATGTCTGAAATACTTAAAATTAATGAGTTAAACTATACATACAAAGATGGCATGTCTGAAAGACAGGTGCTCAGTGATGTGAATTATGAATTCAAAGAAGGTGTTTTTTATACCATTATGGGTGAGAGTGGCAGTGGTAAAACCACACTGCTTTCCTTAATGGGTGGTTTAGAGAAAGTACAAAGCGGGTCCATTGAATTTGATGGTAAAAACATTCAAACCATCGGACTTGACAACTATCGACGTCTAAATCGGACGATGATCTTTCAAAACATGAACCTTGTCCCTTATTTAAGTGCCTATGAAAATGTAACCAATGGTCAGTTAATACGTGGGCTTAAAGTCAACAAAGAATCAGCCCTTCAATCCCTGAGTAAAGTTAGAATCGAAGGGGATATGGTGAATCGAGGCATTAAGAAGTTATCGGGTGGTGAACAACAACGCGTTGCCATTGCGAGATCTTTGGCCATTGATGTGCGTCTTATCCTCGCAGATGAACCAACTGGGAACTTAGACAAACAAAATGAAAACCACATTATTGAACTCTTTAAAGACTTAGCCCACAAAGAAAACTGTTGTGTGATTGTGGTAACGCACTCAGAACGCGTTGCACGACGCAGTGATGTCACCCTTAACATCGCAAAAGGCCAACTTTACACCAATCATTAA
- a CDS encoding ABC transporter permease encodes MSYLFRAQAYVKRHWGRTLVIFGLLTIIANITLAALSVQKGSELAQDNLLNQAQSTVVYSQNQQAIMTARQDGTIAEGESVTKGLPTYGNYTLMSDSDLLSYSDATAVYEVTSESIDPYVNEDQANMPQGDSNMQNQMPDMGGHERPDGFVQGGYESSGDFTLNTFSNETPLSFYDETLTLNEGRYATTDEIESGALVVLINDTLASQNDLSVGDTITLTPTLEGYETEQSFEIIGIYTSSATQDSRFNFQLSSSLLTQNQMYVPFNSLKTIGLSDDEINSYSISTAEFVLADPQDADAFIEEASAKVDLTYSTFAANTSEYDRISSSLSSVSSMSTTMIVIILSASVAILTLIITLTINQRKNEIGLLLALGEKKSKIVLQLITETVMIASVAFILSCFTFSFFTSSITSFATSNSSSIRNIVNADSQPTRGGNMPSMGGGEMSGTGPSFNFGVGSQPNTQSEDVSSSIDASLTAQTLITFTLLGLFICVASTALPSAIVMRYNPKKILAQN; translated from the coding sequence ATGAGTTATTTATTTAGAGCACAGGCGTATGTGAAACGCCACTGGGGGCGTACCTTAGTCATTTTTGGATTACTTACCATTATCGCAAATATCACACTTGCTGCATTAAGTGTCCAAAAAGGGAGTGAATTAGCCCAAGACAATTTATTAAACCAAGCACAATCAACGGTTGTGTATTCTCAAAACCAACAAGCCATCATGACAGCGCGTCAAGATGGAACCATAGCAGAAGGGGAAAGTGTCACAAAAGGGCTTCCTACGTATGGAAACTATACCCTTATGAGTGATTCAGACCTTTTAAGTTATAGTGATGCAACTGCTGTCTATGAAGTCACATCTGAGTCGATTGATCCTTATGTGAATGAAGACCAAGCAAATATGCCGCAAGGCGACTCAAATATGCAAAATCAAATGCCAGATATGGGTGGCCATGAACGTCCAGATGGGTTTGTGCAAGGTGGATATGAGTCCTCAGGTGATTTTACCTTGAATACGTTCTCAAATGAAACACCGTTAAGTTTCTATGATGAAACACTGACTTTAAATGAAGGGCGATATGCCACAACAGATGAAATTGAAAGTGGTGCACTGGTTGTATTAATCAATGATACATTGGCATCACAAAATGACTTAAGTGTGGGGGATACAATTACGCTCACACCAACACTTGAAGGTTATGAAACTGAACAAAGTTTTGAAATCATTGGAATCTATACATCCAGTGCAACCCAAGACAGTCGTTTTAATTTCCAACTAAGCAGTTCATTGTTAACACAGAACCAAATGTATGTACCGTTTAATTCATTAAAAACGATTGGCTTAAGTGACGATGAAATCAACAGTTATTCAATCAGTACTGCTGAGTTTGTACTCGCAGATCCTCAAGATGCTGATGCATTTATTGAAGAAGCAAGTGCCAAGGTAGACCTTACCTATTCAACCTTTGCTGCAAATACCAGTGAATATGATCGAATTTCTTCCTCATTATCCAGTGTATCAAGCATGTCCACAACCATGATTGTGATTATATTGAGTGCATCGGTTGCAATTTTAACCCTAATTATTACACTAACCATTAACCAACGTAAAAATGAAATTGGCTTACTCTTAGCGTTGGGTGAGAAAAAAAGCAAGATTGTCCTTCAACTGATTACAGAAACCGTCATGATAGCAAGTGTCGCATTTATTCTCTCATGCTTCACCTTCTCCTTTTTTACCAGTTCAATCACCAGTTTTGCGACATCAAATTCGTCATCCATTCGCAATATCGTAAACGCTGATTCACAACCAACACGTGGTGGGAATATGCCGAGTATGGGTGGGGGTGAAATGAGTGGTACAGGACCGAGCTTTAACTTTGGGGTTGGATCTCAACCCAATACACAATCAGAGGATGTTTCTTCATCCATTGATGCAAGCCTAACAGCGCAAACACTGATCACCTTTACCTTACTGGGACTCTTTATTTGTGTTGCATCCACTGCATTACCTTCAGCAATCGTTATGCGATACAATCCAAAGAAAATATTAGCACAAAACTAG
- a CDS encoding PIG-L deacetylase family protein, with protein MLDYPTLDDIKSALFVQPHPDDNEIGAGGTMAYLVQKGIPVYSVSVTKGDGGSDEHSPEALASIRALEAQHASDILGVTYLGDLGYTNTNPGTISSICEDIVNIMRTHHIQTLISVDPDLDNECHPVHLTVGRAVNEAFVRCPQRYYPFHEHRIHDDAYHPEILGHYFTKHDNTIVGIDAVYTQKMDAIRAHSSQVNEAFLQQLNTLYQAYAIGTPYTYAERLKLLYPIHTHCFAIRDELLESLMESL; from the coding sequence ATGTTAGACTATCCAACTTTAGATGATATAAAAAGTGCTTTGTTTGTTCAACCACATCCTGATGATAATGAAATTGGAGCGGGTGGAACCATGGCTTACCTTGTACAAAAGGGCATTCCAGTCTATTCCGTAAGCGTGACAAAAGGGGATGGCGGGAGTGATGAACATTCACCTGAAGCACTTGCATCCATACGTGCGCTTGAAGCACAGCATGCTTCAGACATCTTAGGGGTCACTTACCTGGGTGATTTGGGATATACAAATACCAATCCAGGAACCATATCTTCAATCTGTGAAGACATCGTAAACATCATGAGAACCCACCACATTCAAACCCTAATCTCTGTAGATCCTGATTTAGACAATGAATGTCATCCCGTGCATTTAACTGTGGGACGCGCAGTGAATGAAGCCTTTGTGCGCTGTCCCCAAAGGTATTATCCATTTCACGAGCATAGAATCCATGATGATGCGTATCACCCTGAGATCTTAGGCCATTACTTTACAAAGCACGATAATACGATTGTAGGGATTGATGCTGTTTATACACAGAAAATGGACGCGATACGCGCCCATTCATCTCAAGTAAATGAAGCATTCCTCCAACAACTCAATACCTTATACCAAGCCTATGCAATTGGCACACCTTATACATATGCAGAACGGCTCAAATTACTTTATCCGATTCATACTCATTGCTTTGCGATACGGGATGAACTGCTTGAGTCCTTAATGGAGTCTCTCTAA